The Xanthomonas indica sequence CTGGCTGTACCCCCGCGAGATCGCGTCGCCCCTGCGGCGTTGCCCGTTGTTTCCCAGCCGGTGCACACCATGCCCTCGCCATCCGCCGCTCTCCGCCCCACCATTCCCGCGTGGCTGCGCCCGCAGTCGGCGCTGCTCGTCCTGGCCCACGTGTTGGTGCTGCTGGCGCTGACTGCCTACGCGCTGCAGGTCGGCCGCACGGTCGGGCCGACCGGATCGGCGTTGCCGCGCGTGCTGCCGGCGCTATTGGTTGCGGCCGCGGTCGCCGCGGCGCTGGCCTGGGCCGGCAGACGCAGCGCGCCACGCGCCCTGGACCGGGCCACGCAGGCGCTGCAGGCGCTGGGCGAAGGCCGCTTCGAGTACCGCGTGGACCTGGCCGGCGATGCGGCCGAGGTGGCCTTGCTGCGCGCGGTGCAGAACGCACAACACGCGCTGGCCGCACGCCAGGCGCAGACCGAGGCGGAACTGCGCCATGGCCGCTTCGTGATCCAGGCGCTGGACGATCTCGACACCATGGTGCGCATCGCCGACGACGATGGCCGCGTGCATTTCGCCAACCGCAAGCTGCTGCAGATGCTGCAGACCATCGAAGCGGACGTGCAGCGCTTCCGCCCGGAATTTCGCGCCGAGCAGTTCGTCGGCGGCAGCATCGGCGACATCTATCCGGACAGCCAGGCGGCGATCGACCGCATGCGTGCGCTGACCGGCTCCAAGCGCGTGCGCGCGCCGTTCTTCGGCCGCCAGATCGATTTCGTGTACAGCCCGATCAACGGCGCCGACGGCCGCCGCCTCGGCACTATCGCGCAGTGGGAAGAGGTGACCGCGCAGGTCAGCGCCGAACAGGCGCTGGCCACGGTGATCGAGGCCGCCGCGCGCGGCGATTTCAGTCAGCGCATCGAGACGGCGGCGATGGACGGGGTGCTCAAGTCGCTGGCCGAAGGTGTCAACCGCATCGCCGATGCGGTGGAGAGCAACCTGGCGCACCTGGCGGCGGCACTGGCGGCGCTGGCCGAAGGCGACCTCACCCATCGCGTCGACGGCCAGGCCCAGGGCGTGTTCGCGCAGTTGCGCGAGGACACCAACCGCACCGTGGCCAAGCTCACCGAGATCATCGTCGGCATCCAGGACGCGGCCGAGACCATCCGCCGCGCCGCCGCGGAAATCGCCGCGGGCAACACCGACCTGTCCGATCGCACCGAGCAGCAGGCGGCGAGCCTGGAAGAGACCGCCAGTTCGATGGAGGAGCTGACCTCGGCGGTGAAGCAGAACGCGGACAACGCGCAGCAGGCCAACGGCCTGGTGCAGAACACCGGCGAGATCGCCCGGTCCGGTGGACAGGTGATGGACGAGGTGGTGGCGACGATGCGCGCGATCAGCGCGTCCTCGCAGCGCATCGGCGAGATCATCGGAGTGATCGACGGCATCGCCTTCCAGACCAACATCCTGGCGCTCAACGCCGCGGTGGAGGCCGCACGCGCCGGCGAACAGGGCCGCGGTTTCGCCGTGGTCGCCACCGAAGTGCGTTCCCTGGCGCAGCGCTCGGCCGATGCGGCCAAGGAGATCAAGGACCTGATCGAGGCGTCCACGCGCACCGTCGGCGAAGGTGCGGCACTGGTCAACCGTGCCGGCGCCACCATGCACGAGATCGTCGGTTCGGTGCAGCGGGTGACCGGCCTGATCGGCGAGATCAGCGCCGCCAGCGGCGAGCAGTCCAGCGGTATCGAACAGGTCAACCGCACCGTGGCGCAGCTGGACGAAGTGACCCAGCGCAACGCCGCCCTGGTCGAGGAAGCCACCGCCGCCGCGCGCAGCATGGAGGAACAGGCCGGCGGCCTGGCCGCGGCGGTCGGCGTGTTCCGCCTCGACAGCCGCCGTGCCGGCGCTGCCGACGGCAAGGTGCTGCCGTTCGCGCGCGGCAGCGGCTGAGCCGGTCCGCCCAGCGCGCTCACTCCAGGAAACGCGCGCGCTGTTGCGGCTCCGGCAGGAAACACTG is a genomic window containing:
- a CDS encoding methyl-accepting chemotaxis protein — encoded protein: MPSPSAALRPTIPAWLRPQSALLVLAHVLVLLALTAYALQVGRTVGPTGSALPRVLPALLVAAAVAAALAWAGRRSAPRALDRATQALQALGEGRFEYRVDLAGDAAEVALLRAVQNAQHALAARQAQTEAELRHGRFVIQALDDLDTMVRIADDDGRVHFANRKLLQMLQTIEADVQRFRPEFRAEQFVGGSIGDIYPDSQAAIDRMRALTGSKRVRAPFFGRQIDFVYSPINGADGRRLGTIAQWEEVTAQVSAEQALATVIEAAARGDFSQRIETAAMDGVLKSLAEGVNRIADAVESNLAHLAAALAALAEGDLTHRVDGQAQGVFAQLREDTNRTVAKLTEIIVGIQDAAETIRRAAAEIAAGNTDLSDRTEQQAASLEETASSMEELTSAVKQNADNAQQANGLVQNTGEIARSGGQVMDEVVATMRAISASSQRIGEIIGVIDGIAFQTNILALNAAVEAARAGEQGRGFAVVATEVRSLAQRSADAAKEIKDLIEASTRTVGEGAALVNRAGATMHEIVGSVQRVTGLIGEISAASGEQSSGIEQVNRTVAQLDEVTQRNAALVEEATAAARSMEEQAGGLAAAVGVFRLDSRRAGAADGKVLPFARGSG